In one Arachis duranensis cultivar V14167 chromosome 9, aradu.V14167.gnm2.J7QH, whole genome shotgun sequence genomic region, the following are encoded:
- the LOC127741554 gene encoding uncharacterized protein LOC127741554, translated as MGQISKQLPERSASTFPGDTVVNPREDYKVIELRSGKVTGPETKANEESVGKEAPEEKKEEVEHTPPKRADNPFPDSLDTYPTLPKAPEYKPKMPYPQRLQKASKEKQFSKFLDVFKKLQINISFAEVLEQMPLYAKFMKELLTHKRNWKEQEIVVLTKECSAIIQHNLLEKMSDPGSFVIPCTIGDVTIQRALCDLRASINLMPLSVMKKL; from the coding sequence ATGGGCCAAATAAGCAAGCAATTACCTGAGAGGTCTGCAAGCACATTTCCAGGTGATACAGTagtgaacccaagagaagactACAAGGTTATTGagttgagaagtggtaaagtaacTGGTCCTGAGACCAAGGCCAATGAAGAATCAGTTGGAAAAGAAGccccagaggagaagaaggaagaagtcgAGCACACACCTCCTAAGCGTGCAGACAACCCTTTCCCTgattctcttgacacttatcctaccttgccaaaggctcctgaatacAAGCCGAAAATGCCATACCCTCAGAGGCTTCAGAAGGCTTCCAAAGAAAAGCAgttctctaaatttttagatgtctTCAAGAAGCTACAGATCAACATTTCCTTTGCagaggttttggagcaaatgcctctctatgctaaatttatgaaagaattgtTGACCCACAAGAGGAATTGGAAGGAACAAGAAATAGTGGTGTTAACCAAGGAATGCAGTGCCATTATTCAACACAACCTTCTTGAGAAGATGTCAGACCCAGGGAGCTTTGtcattccttgcaccattggagatgTCACCATTCAGAGAGCTTTATGTGACCTTAGAGCCAGCATCAATCTCATGCCACTTTCAGTGATGAAAAAGCTTTaa